In Hydrogenispora ethanolica, one genomic interval encodes:
- a CDS encoding DMT family transporter — MFAKPVVRMRGLKLKEFLQEKTYLLAVIGAVLIWSTSFVATKIALWTVPPFTLGALRFLVAGIVLAVFLALQRGLVWPRRQDLGHLVLSGVLGITIYFALENLGVKLATAADAALIVAAYPAITMLLESLLYRVAVSRIRFFGVGLALLGVYLVVGESSSLGGPYRFRGDLILVATGIVWSFYNFVTRKVANEYPALLVTFYQTIAGAIAFLPLALLERAQWQAPAGASWLALLYLAIFCSLLGFLLYAYGLKRLTSSAAVTLMNLVPVFGVLCSVFLLGETLSLLQCGGGLIVIAGIILGVRQASER, encoded by the coding sequence ATGTTCGCCAAACCTGTTGTTCGCATGCGCGGACTTAAACTGAAAGAATTTTTACAGGAAAAGACCTATCTGTTGGCGGTGATCGGAGCGGTGCTCATCTGGAGCACTTCCTTCGTGGCGACGAAAATCGCGCTCTGGACCGTTCCCCCTTTTACTTTGGGCGCCCTGCGGTTCCTGGTGGCCGGGATCGTCTTGGCGGTCTTCCTCGCGCTCCAGCGCGGCCTGGTCTGGCCGAGGCGGCAAGACTTGGGACACCTGGTGCTCAGCGGGGTACTGGGGATTACCATCTATTTCGCTCTGGAAAACCTGGGCGTGAAACTGGCCACCGCGGCGGATGCCGCATTGATTGTGGCGGCCTATCCCGCCATCACCATGCTGCTGGAGTCGTTGCTGTACCGGGTCGCAGTCTCGCGGATCCGCTTTTTCGGCGTAGGGCTGGCGCTCCTCGGAGTGTATCTGGTCGTTGGCGAGAGTTCGAGCCTGGGCGGACCGTACCGTTTTCGCGGCGATCTCATTCTGGTGGCAACGGGAATCGTCTGGTCCTTTTATAATTTTGTCACCCGCAAGGTGGCCAACGAATACCCCGCGCTCCTCGTCACTTTTTATCAGACCATTGCCGGGGCGATCGCCTTTCTGCCGCTGGCGCTGCTGGAGCGGGCTCAATGGCAGGCGCCCGCCGGAGCATCATGGCTGGCCCTGTTGTACCTGGCAATCTTCTGTTCACTGCTGGGCTTCCTGCTCTACGCTTATGGCTTGAAACGGTTGACCTCCAGCGCCGCGGTGACGCTGATGAACCTGGTCCCGGTCTTCGGCGTCCTCTGTTCCGTCTTTTTGCTCGGGGAAACCTTGAGTCTCCTCCAATGCGGCGGTGGCTTGATCGTCATCGCCGGAATTATCCTCGGAGTTCGTCAGGCAAGCGAGCGATGA
- a CDS encoding sulfite exporter TauE/SafE family protein, protein MFQALQSLHLSPIEWGLGAFCALLFGFSKTGINGVSTLAIPIMAAIFGGKTSAGVVLPMLITGDLMAVRHYSRHANWSHIRRLIPWTLGGLVIGLLVGRAINDRQFKAVIAISVLVCLGLMVWLERNRETLQVPDHWGFAAAMGLAGGFTTMIGNAAGPVMTLYFLSMRLSKYDFIGTGAWFFALVNLTKLPLQIFFWQAISPATLAFNAVMIPGIVAGAVLGIWVVRRIPERPFRVAVMILTVAAAVKLLF, encoded by the coding sequence ATGTTTCAGGCATTGCAATCGTTGCACTTAAGCCCCATTGAATGGGGATTGGGCGCGTTTTGCGCCCTGTTGTTCGGGTTCTCCAAGACCGGCATCAATGGCGTCAGCACGCTGGCGATTCCGATTATGGCCGCAATCTTCGGCGGCAAGACTTCGGCCGGGGTGGTGCTGCCGATGCTGATCACCGGCGATCTGATGGCGGTACGGCATTACAGCCGGCATGCCAATTGGTCGCATATCCGGCGGCTGATCCCCTGGACCCTGGGCGGACTGGTCATCGGGCTCCTGGTGGGGCGGGCCATTAATGACCGGCAATTCAAAGCGGTCATCGCCATCTCGGTCCTGGTCTGTCTGGGATTGATGGTCTGGTTGGAACGGAACCGGGAAACTTTGCAGGTTCCCGATCATTGGGGATTCGCGGCAGCCATGGGCCTGGCGGGCGGGTTTACCACCATGATCGGCAATGCGGCCGGCCCGGTGATGACCCTCTACTTTCTGTCGATGCGCTTATCGAAATATGATTTCATCGGCACCGGGGCTTGGTTCTTCGCCCTGGTCAATCTGACCAAACTCCCGTTGCAGATCTTTTTCTGGCAGGCGATCTCTCCGGCGACGCTGGCCTTCAATGCGGTCATGATTCCGGGAATCGTGGCTGGAGCAGTGCTGGGAATCTGGGTGGTCCGGCGCATTCCGGAGCGGCCGTTCCGGGTCGCGGTGATGATCCTGACGGTGGCGGCAGCGGTGAAGCTTTTATTTTAA
- a CDS encoding GNAT family N-acetyltransferase produces the protein MESLSDVGRITLRNTRVEDIDFVLGAERDAENAPYVGQWSRDEHLRSLIESDLSHQIIHTGDGRRVGYTILAGLENQNRALELRRIVITDKGKGYGRAALLFIKKLAFETLGVHRLWLDVRENNPRALHLYKALGFQAEGTLRECIYLNGEYCSLIVLSILESEYL, from the coding sequence ATGGAATCCTTGTCGGATGTGGGGCGCATCACGCTACGAAACACGAGGGTGGAGGATATCGACTTCGTTCTCGGCGCCGAACGGGATGCCGAGAATGCTCCGTATGTCGGCCAATGGTCAAGGGATGAACATCTCCGTTCGCTGATTGAGAGCGATCTTTCCCATCAGATCATTCACACGGGGGACGGCAGGCGCGTCGGGTATACCATCCTGGCCGGGTTGGAAAACCAAAATCGCGCCCTGGAATTACGCCGGATCGTCATCACGGATAAAGGCAAAGGATACGGGCGGGCGGCGCTGCTTTTCATCAAAAAACTGGCCTTTGAGACTCTGGGAGTTCACCGGCTCTGGCTCGATGTCCGGGAAAACAATCCGCGGGCCCTCCATCTCTATAAAGCCTTGGGATTCCAGGCAGAAGGAACATTGCGGGAATGCATTTATCTGAACGGCGAATATTGCTCCTTGATCGTCCTGTCGATTCTGGAAAGCGAATATTTATGA